The following nucleotide sequence is from Solidesulfovibrio carbinolicus.
AGGGGGCCGGTGGGGCAGGAAGCCGGGCGCGTCCCCGGATCAAGCAGATTGATGAGCACGAGGCTGCCGTTATCCCGGCAAAGGGCCGGGAACAGACAGACGGTGCGAAAGTTGGCGAAGCCGCCGAAAAGGGGCAACCGCTCCACATGGTAGCCGCACGGGCACGAAGCCTCGGCCAGGATGCCGGCGGCCACAGGCCGGGCCAGAGTCGGCAGGCCGACCAGCAGGCAGGCTAGCAGCGTCGAAAGCGCAAGCAGGCGACGGGCGTGTCCAGGCCGGCTGGCGGAGTGGGCGCTGACCGGCGGCATGGGGTGTGCGGACATGAGGGTTCCTTGGTTGTCGTGCGGCCGGCTTGCCGGGCAACGGGAGGCGCGGGCGGCTCCGACGTCCGGCAACGGGCTGGCTTGGCGTTTGCCGGGTTCGGGGCAGAGCGGCTGTAGCGTTACGGCTGGGGCCGTGACCATTTTTCCTTGGGCTACAGTTTTTTCCCTGTTTTGGCGACGGGGCACGTCTGGATGGCGTTGCTGGCCGGGCGGGGCAGCCTCTGGCCAATGAGCAGGCCGTGGGGAAGAGCTGGCTTTTTTGCCCGGCTTGGGTAGAGGGGAGATGCGGTCCGTTGACGCCGAGGAAACGGCCCGCGTTTGGCTGCGCCTCAATTTGCGTGCGGAGGAAACATGCCCCCATTTGTATGCCGCGCCGCCCTCCGCCTTCTGGCCCTGGGACTGTTCGCGGCCGCCTTGCCTGTTTTCGCCGGGGCGGCCGACCCGGACCCGGCCGCCTTTTTGCCCAACGACGCGCGCTACAACCCCTGGATTTGGCCCCTGGCCCGGTTCGGCGGCCAGCCCGGGCGCTATGCCTTCAACATCCACATGGGCTTTTGCAATGTGGATTATTTCTGCGAAGTGGACACGCCGGCCGGGGGCAAGCTCTTCAAGGACGTGCGCCGCACGGCCGCCGACGACGTGACCCGGGAGGTCCTGGCCCGCATCGACGCCCTAAACGACGTGTCCCGGCTCACCGTGCGCTACGGCGTGGGCAACGTCTCCCCCGAGGCCCTGCGGGCGCTGTTGCCGCGAACGGGAGCCATGGCGCGCATCGAGGAGGGCCGGCAACATGGCCGCTGGGGCAATCCCGAGACCCATGCCAAGGTGTTTCAGTGCGACGACGGGGCCGGCGAATATTACACCGTCCACGGCTCGCTTAATCTCCAGACCGTGGGACTCACTTGCAAGGGCAACAACGCCCTGCGTTTCGTCGAGGCCGCCCCGAACCTCTCCGCCGCCTTTAGCGCCCTGGCCGCAGCGGCCGGAAGCGGCGACGGGACCGGCCTGTTTCCGGGCGGGCGGGGAACGGCCGACTCCAGCGGGGACGATCTGCCGCCCCATGTTGTGGGCGACTATCTGGTGCGCTTCTATGGCGGCCGGGGCCAGGCCTTTGTGGGCGGCTTTCCGGCCCAGGCAGAACGGCCCTGGCCGCTGTATCTCAACGCCCCCTATCCCGGGCAGCACGCCCCGGGGGTGATCGACTGGTACGACGCCGTCATCTTCGACGCCGCCGCCGAACTGCGCCAGGGCCGCGACGTGGTCCTGGATGTGGCCATGTTCGAGATCGGCCCCACGGCCTATTTCATCGACAACCTCTACCGCTTCGTGGTCGAGGGCTTCGCCGGCCGGCGCGGGGAGGACCGGACGCGAAACGATTCCGTCCCGGCCGTGCGCCCCGGCAACCTGACCGTGCGCCTGCTCTGGCAGTTCCAGGGCGGCGATCCGGCCGCGCCGACGGCCACGGCCGCGCTGCTTTCCGGTCCTTCGGTCCTGCGCCGGGTCGATGCGGCCACGGGCAAGGCCTTCACCCTCGAATCGGCCCTGGTCTGGCCCAGCCTCGACGCGGCCGGCCGGCCGGTCAATCCCGGCACACCCCGGGACATGCACAACAAGTTCGTGCTTCTCGATGTGCCCGGCCACGAGACCGGCCGGCGCATTTACGTCTCCTCGTCCAACCTCGACACCCCGGGCCTGGGCAGCGGCCGGCTCTGGCAGGCCGGGACCATCGTCGCCGCCCGGCCCGGCAGCGGGCTGTGGAGCGGGGGTAACGCCCAGGCCCGACAGTTGTTTACCGCGTACAAGCACTATTTCGAACTGCTCTGGGCCAGCCGGGAAGGCCAGCCCGGAGCCGGCCAGACCGCGTTTCACGAGGCGATTTCCAGGGAGCACCTAGCCGGGCGCGTCAACTGGATCGAAACCGCGCCGGACGGCGCGCCGCCGTCGCGGCCGCCGCGTCCGGGCATCGACGCCTTTTTCTTCCCGGTTCCGCTGTATCGGTGACGCCAGGGGCGCGCCGCAAGGAGGGTTCCATGAGTCCAGTTCGCCATGCAGGCTTGAGCTTGCCGCGTCGTCAAGGGCAGCGCCGGGCTTCCGCCGACCGTCCGGGCGGCCGTCTGTCCCGGGCGGCCAACCACAACACCGTGCTCACGCTGCTTGGCACCACCGGCGGCATGACCTGGTGGCCGGACTGCGACCGGGCCAGCGCCTCCCAGGCCTTGGCCGTGGGCGACGCGCTTTACGTCATCGACCTCGGCTTCGGCGCGACCCGTCGCCTGGCCCAGGCCTTCAACCGGGGCCAATACCTCCGGCGCGGCCGGGAGCGCATCCAGGGCGATCTGACCACCTTCCTGGCCAATGTGCGGGCCGTGTTCCTGACCCATCTGCACATGGACCACCTGGGTGACTACGCGACCTTTCTCGAAGTCGGGGCGCGTTCGGGCTACGGCGGCGGTAAAAGTCTCGTCGTCATCGGCCCGGGCGAACGGGGACGGCTGGAGGAGAACCATTCGGGCTACGCCGGCGGCATCATGACGGCCGAAGCCGGGGGCGGCTGTCCGGCCACGCCCACGCCCGGAACGAAACGCATGACCGAGCTGCTGCTGCAGGCTTTTGCCCAGAACTTCAACGACTGCGCCCGCGACGAAGGCTACCCCGACCTCACCCGCATTCTCGACGTCCGGGAGATCGGCGACCCGGCGGCCATCCCCTGGCCGGCCGGTTTTGCCCCGCCCGATCCCGGCCGGCCCTGGACCGCCGCCGACACCTGCCCGGCCATGGCACCGTTTGCCGTCTACGAGGACGACCGGCTGCGGGTTACGGCCGTGCTGGTCGACCATTTCCAGGTCTACCCAAGCTTTGCCTACCGCTTCGACACCGACGACGGCGGCGTCGTCATCTCCGGCGATACCGGGCCGGACACGCGCGGCAATCTCCAGCGCCTGGCCCGTGGGGCCGACGTGCTGGTCCACGAGGTCATCGACCAGGCCTGGATCGAGTCCGCCTTTGCCGGCGTTGACAGGAACCATCCGGCCTGGCCGCTGTATGACCACGTCATGACCGCCCACACCAGCTCGGCCGATCTGGGTCGGGTGGCCGCCTCCTGCCAGGTCAAGACGTTGGTGCTTAGCCACATCGCCCCGGGCAATACGCCGCCCTGGCGTTTCCAGGCCATCAAGCGCGACTTCCCGGGCCGGCTTGTCGTTGGCGAGGACCTTATGGAGATCGGCATCGGCCGGCCTCTCGGACGCCCGGGGGCTCGACGCCGGGCTGACTGAAGCAGGCAGAGCGCTTCGACAAGACCATCTGGTCCGTCGTCGCCGACACGGCCCGGCTGCGCTACTATTACTGCAGCATGGACAACAAGAACTGGCGCTACGTGGACGTGGCCAAGGCCCTGGCCGGGGCCAAGGGCATAAGCGCCATCCCGGTCTTTATTCCGGTGGAGTATCCAGACACGACCGGCCAGGCCGTGCCCATAAAATAGCGTCCGGCTGATGCCGCAACGCCGCCTGCAACGCCCGGCCTCGCCCCGGCTCAACCCGCAACCCCGCGCCAAAGGATGCCGCCATGCCGACTTTTCCAAACGCCGCCAGACGTCTTCACGTCGCACGACTCCTTCTCGCCCTGGCCGTCTGGGCCGTTTGCGCCGCCGCGCCGGTCCCGGCCCGGGCCGCCGAGGGCGGGGTAAGCCACTACATCCTCGGCGCCTACGGCGATTTCCTCATGGGCTATATCCCGGCCGGCGGGTTTTACGTGCGAAACGACACCTTCTACCAGTCCGCCCACATGGATAAGTCCCTCAAAGGCGGCCGGGCCTATGCCGGGGTCGATTCCACCATGGCGATGAACCTCACCAAGCTCTCCTACCTGTTCGACGTGCCGGCCATGGGCGGTTTTCTCGGCGTGGGCGTGGGCGTGCCGATCATCATAAACGAGCACATCACCGGCGATCTGGCCGCCGACTGGAGCCACAAGTCGCGCGCAACCGGCCTGGAAACGCCCCATCACCTGGCCTACGGCGGCGGCGGCGACCGGGGCGGGCTGTCCGACATCTTCCTCATGCCGGTCATCGCCGGCTGGAACTTCGGCGAATGCCATCTAGTCGTGTCGCCCATCATCTTTTTGCCGACCGGCTACTACAATCCCAAGAAACTCACCAACCTCGGCATGAACTACGCCAGCTTCGACGGCAACGTGGCCTTCACCTGGCTGTCCAAGAGCAAGATCGAATTTTCGGTCAACGCCGGCTACATGATCAACACCGAAAACCAGACCACCAGCTACCTGACCGGCAACCAGATCCACGCCGACTGGACCCTGGCCTACCATTTCAACGAGCGTCTGGCCCTGGGCGCGGTGGGTTACCTTTTTGCCCAGACCACGCCGGATTCCGGCTCCGGGGCCAAGCTGGGCTCCTTTCTCTCCTCGGGCACGGGCATCGGCCCGGCCATCACCTACACCGTGCCCGTGGGCGGCAAGGAGTTGATGCTTATAACTAAGTGGCTCCACGGCCTGGGCGCGTCCAACAGCCCCATCGGCGACACGGTTTACGCTTCGTTTGCCGTCAAGTTTTAGGCGCGTCTTGCGCCAACGCAAAACGCGCCCGGATCGGATCGATCCGGGCGCGTTTGTATTTAGGGCGTCAGGAGAAAGGCGGGGCGAAGCACGCCGACGGACTTGTAGCGTGGAAGGCCGACCTCGCCGAAACAGACTGACCGTCGCAGGGCGATGGGCGTTTTGCCGGCCTGTTGCGGGCTTTGTGCGGCAGGCCGGGCTGGTCATGCCGGCTTCGAAGCCGCTGACTACCGCCAAGGCGTCATGTTGCGCCCGGCATCACGGGGAATACTCAGCCGCCGGCCAGCTTGACGACGTAGCCGCGCTTTTTGAGTTCGGCGGCCAGCAGCTCGCGGTTGTCGCCCTGAATCTCGATGACGCCGTCCTTGACCGCGCCGCCGCAGCCCAGGCGCTGCTTGAGTTCCCGGGCCAGGGCGTCGAGTTCCTTGCCGACCAGGGGCACTCCGGTGACCAGGCACACGCCTTTGCCCTTGCGGCCCTTGGTCTGGCGGCTAATGCGCACCACGCCGTCCCCGGCCGGAGCCTTGGCGGCGGCGCAGGAACAGGCCGCCGGGGCGTGGCCGCAGCCCGGGCACAGGCGGCCGGCGTCGGTGGAATAGACAGGCACGGAATCGGCGGGGCGTTTGGGCGGCATGGCGGTCTCCTTGGCCGAAAAAAACAAAAGGCCCCGAAGGTGTCGCCTTCAGGGCCTTGTCAGGCGCAAGCGCCTTTGTGATCTGGCGGGGCCGACGGGACTCGAACCCGCGCCCTCCGACGTGACAGGCCGGCGTTATAACCAGCTTAACTACGGCCCCAGATCAGGGGTGCAGTCCGCGAGGCAATGGAGCCTCAAATAAGAAACCTCAAAGGGACTGCGCGTTGAGGTCCCGACAGACGCGTGGCGTCTGGTGCGATCTGGCGGGGCCGACGGGACTCGAACCCGCGCCCTCCGACGTGACAGGCCGGCGTTATAACCAGCTTAACTACGGCCCCAGATCATTGACAAAACGTGGTAGGCGGAACAGGGCTCGAACCTGTGACCCTCGGCTTGTAAGGCCGATGCTCTCCCGACTGAGCTACCCGCCCGCCCGGCGAGAAACGGTATCTACGCACCTCCGCCCTGGTCGTCAACAGGTTTTTTGACCGGCGTTTGACGTTTTGATTTTCATTTTATATTTCAAGGAAATGACAGTTCACAAAAAGGCCGCCGGCCAGGGAGGCAACGCCCCATGACCATCCTTGGCTGGCTGATCGCCTTGCCCTTGGCCGTGGGCGCGGTGGTGGCCGGGGTGAGCTACGCCGCTTTTGGCTGGTTTGCCCTGGCCGGACGGGCCGTGCTACTGTCCCGGGGCTGCCCCGGACGTCGGGCCGCCTGCGTGCTGCGGGGGCTGGCCTCGGCCCTGGTCGCCCAGGCGATCATGGTGACCGCCTATCCCCTGGGGCCGCTTTTCCAGGCTCGCCGCAAACCCGGCCGTCTCAATGGGCAGGACAACGACGCGGCCCCGGTGGTCGTGTGCCTGCACGGCCTCTACCACAACCCCTCGGCCTTCTGGCGCATCCGGTGGGCCCTTGGCCGAGCCGGGATCAACCGCGTCCTGATCCTGGGGTATCCGAGCTTTCGGGACGATTTCGAGACCGAGGCGGCCCGGCTGGCCGCGCGCCTGCGGGAGCTCGTGCCGCCCCGCGCCCCGGTCTGTTTTCTCGGCCACAGCCTGGGCGGCCTCATGGCCCGGCGGCTGGCCGCAGAGTCGGATTTTTGCGGCCGCACCCGCTGCGTCGTGACCCTTGGCACACCGCACCAGGGCAGCGCCCTGGCCCGACTGGCCGTGGGGAAACTTGGCCGCTCGCTGACCCCGGAGAGTAAACTCTTTGGCTGCCTGAACGCCTTGCCCGATCCGCCCGGAGCGCGGCTGGTCGCCCTGGCCTCGCCCGTGGACAACCTGGTCGTGCCCGACCGCGGACTTGTGCCCGACCGACCGGGCTGGGAACTGGAGTGCACCGAGCCGGTCTCCCACGTGGCCATGCTCTATGCCGGCGCGACCGTGTCCCGGGCCGTGGCCCTCGTCGCGGCCTGCGTTGGCGGTGGCCGGGCCTGAGGCCCGGGCTGCACGTCCCTAACCCGCAAGCCGCCCACGGCTCCGTGGTTGCCGGCCGAGGCACCCGGGGGGCTCGGCCGTCGTGGCCTTGCTGCCGCCCAAGCCTGCATCTGACGCCCGGCTCGCCGGACAAAGGAGGCGGCCCGCAGCGGGCCGGGCGGTGAAGCTTGCCTGCCGGGTCCGGCCTCAGGGCGTCTTGCCGTGCATCTGGGCCACCAATTCCTCCAGGGAGACGGCGTCGTCAATGCGGTAGGGTTCGGGGGCCTCGCCTTCGAGCTCGTGGACGGCCTTTGGCGGCTGGCGCGGCTCGGGTGGGCAAGGCGGGGCCTGGGGCGGCTGGGCCAGGCTCAGGCCGGGCTGCTCCGGGGCCGGACGGATGGGCGGCGCGGCCTGGCCCGAGGATCGGAAGGCCAGGGCCGGCGGGGTCAGCTTGGCCTTGGCTTCCAGAAATTCCTGGCGGTAGCGCTCGAAGGTGAACATGCCCTCGGCCTTGCCGGCCTGTTGGAGGTTTTCGATCTGGTTGAAGCGGTTTTCCCGGATGATGTTGCGCAGGGCCGGGGCGCTGACGGCCATGGACAGCACCGGGACGCGAAAGCCGGCCTTGGGCAAAAATTCCAGATGCTGCACCACCACCGCGCAGAGGCAGGAGGCCAGTTGGGAGCGGACGAAGTCCTGGGCGTCCGGGGCAAAGGCGTTGCACAGGCGCAACAGCGCTTCCTCGGCCGTGGCGGCGTGGAGGGTGGCGATGACCAGATGGCCGGATTCGGCGGCGTTTACGGTCAGGCGCATGGTCTCCGGTTCGCGCAGCTCGCCGACCACAATGACGTCGGCATCCTCGCGCAGCACGTCCTGAAGGCCTTGCTCGAAGCTTTGAAAGTGCGCCCCAAGCTCGCGCTGGTCAATGAGCGAGCGGTCCGAGGCGAAGCGGTATTCGATGGGGTCTTCCAAGGTCACCACATGGGCCGGACGGGTTTCGTTGATCTCGCGCAGCATGGCCGCGATGGTGGTGGACTTGCCGTTGCCCGTGGGGCCGCAGATGAGGATAAGCCCAAAGGGCCGGGCGCACAGGGCGCGCAGGGACGGATGGAGGTTCAAATCCTCGAAGCTCGGGGCCGAGGCCGGCAGAAACCGCACGGCCAGCCCCAGGCCGTCGGCGGTGTGGAAGGCGTTAAGGCGCATCTGCGACTCGGTCAGGCGGGCCGAGAAGTCCACGGACCAGCGTTCGGCCAGGATGCGGCGCTGACGGTCGGTGGTCAGGCTGGTCAGCAGATCGTCAAGTTCCGCGGCGCTAAAGACGATGTCGCGCTGAAAGTGCAGTTGGCCGTTTTTGCGGGCGGCCGCTGGCTTGTCCGCCCGCAGGTGCAAATCGGAAACGTTGCTGCGCACGCACGAAGCAACCAGTCGTTTGAATTTTTCCATAACCCTTCGGCGCTATTTCCCGGCCGCCGTGACGGTAAAGGTTGCCGCCTCGCCGCTGGCTCGCAACTCCGGGGCGTACATGGCCTCGGCCTGGGCCGGCGGCAGGCTGAAAACGCCCGGGGTCACGGCCCGCAGCAGGGCGTAATGGGTCTGCCAGGCATCTTTTTTCAGATCGGCAAAGAGCAGGATGCGGTCGTCGCGCAGGTCGAGGTGCGCGGTTTCGCCCTCGCCCGGCGTTTCCATCCAGGGCAGGCGCTCGGTGGTGGCCAGGCGCGGGTTTTCCACTTCCAGGCCGGCCGGGAGCAAGTTTTCGAGCACCACGTTGGCCACAGGCCCGGCGGTGGCCCGGGCGGCGAACTTGACCACCACCAGCGCCCCTTGGGGCACGGTGTTGCCCTCGATGGGCTTGCCGTCGCGGGTCAGGTAGGTGCGCGCGATTTCCAGGCCGGCCGATTGTGGGCTGTAGGCGGCGGCCGAGGGGATGCCCCGGGTGCGCACGGCATAGTAGCAGCTGCCGGGCTGGTAGCCCGGGTCGAGGTCCAGGCGCAGGTCGCCGGGTTGGCTTAAGCCCCGAAGGCTTAAGACCTTGGCGCTGGTGACGTCGGAGAGCAGCCCGGAGCCGGCGTAGAGCTTGCCGGCGAAGGGCTTCTTGGCCTGCTGGCGGGCGTAGAACTTGCCCAGGGCCATGAGCGCGAAGGCGTTTTCCTGGGTGGACGGGTAGGCCTCGCCCTCCAGGAGCCGGCCCACGTCCACGGCCAGGCTGCCCAGGCGCGGATCGGCCGGGGCGGCGTCGAGCAGGGCCGAGAGGTAGAGCGCCTTGTCGCGCAGGGTGGAATCAAGCGTTCCGCCGGTCTCCTTGCGCGCCTCGCCCGAGGGGGGCGGGCCGGCCAGGAGCCTGTCGGCGGCCCGGGCATTGCCCACGGCGGCGTAGGCCGCGCCCAGAAGCCCGCGCGCCTCGGCGGGCAGAGGCTTGCCCGAGGCGTCGCGCAGGTTGTCCATGGCCCCGATGTCGGCCCGGCCGGCCCGGGCCTGGACGTAGAGGGCGTAGGCGGCCAGTTTGGGGCCGTCGGGGGCGTCGAGCTTGGCCTCGCGGCCGGTCTCGGCGGCAAAGCGCAAGGCCTGGGCCAGGGCTTCCTTGTCCACCGGGTAGCCGGCAGCGGCGGCTTCCACGAGGAAATGAGCGGCATACAGGCTCATCCAGGCCTGCGGCTCGTCGCCGCCGGGCCACATGGAAAAGCCGCCGTTATAGAGCTGCATGCCGGTGATGCGCCGGATGGCGGACAAGACCATGCCGGCCGGATTGTCCCGCTCGAAGCTGCCCGGGTCCATGGCCCGAGCCAGATCGGCGAAGTAGAGCAGCGGGAAGGCCTTGGACGTGGTCTGCTCCAGGCAGCCGTACGGGTAGCCCAGAAGCGACTTCAGATTGCCGGAAAACCGGATCAGCGGATACGGCCCCACGGCCACGTCGCGCTTGGCCGAGCCGGGCAGAAACTCGCCCGAGGCCAGTTCCGGGATGGTGAGGCTGGCCGTTTCAAGGGCTCCCGAGCGCACCGATGTGCGCGGCGGCAGGGGCGAGCGCACCGGCAGGGACACGGTGTCGGCCGTGGTCTCGCCGTTGCCGGAAACGGCCAGGGACAGGCTGGCCAGCCCCTCGGCCTGGGCGGCGGTCAGATCAAAGGGCACGTTGGCCGTGTCGCCCTTGGCGATGGACACGATGCGCGGCGAACCGACCACCGAGACCGGGCCTGTGGCGGACAGGGCCACGGTGAACGAGCCGTCCTTGCCGGTGTCGTTGCGCACGGTGAGCGTGGCTTGGGCCTTGTCGCCAAAGCCCAAGAAGCGGGGGAAGCTCGGCAGCACCACCACCGGGCTTTTGACGATGGTTTTGGCTTCGGTTCCGGCGAAGCGCCGACCGGACAGGCCCACGGCCATGAGCCGCACCTGCCCCTGGAACTCAGGGATGTCGAAGCGCACCTCGGCCTTGCCCGTGGGGCCGACCAGCACCGGGCCGGACCAGAAGGCCACGGTCCGGGCCGCCGGACTCTGGGAGCGTACGAACCCGGACAAGTCTTCCAGGCCGTCGCCGCCGCCGGCCAGGGCCTTGCCCATAAGCGGCGCGACCTCGGGCAGGAGCAGGGCAAAGGTGTCGCTGGTCTCCACCTGCAACTGGCGCTTGGCGTAAAAGGCGGCGAAGGGATCGGCGGTCTTTTGGGCGATGAGCTGCAAGATGCCTTCGTCCACGACGGCCACGGTGACAAGGCTGCCGGGAGGGGCCGAGACCTCGGCGGCCAGGGTCGTGCCGGGCCGGATCTCGGCCGGCGCGGCAATGGCCACCGGCAGCCTGCCCGAGGCCTTGTCCACGCCGATGGGGGTCGCGCCGTAGGCCCGGGACGGCGCGCCGGGCACGACGTTTGCCGTCTTTTTAACCAGCGTGGCCGTGATGTAGACCCCGGGCAGATACTCGGGCTTTATCGGCACCAGCACCTCGCCGGTGTTGCCGGGCAGGTCCACGATCTGGACGTCGTGGATGGCCGTGCCCTCCACGGCCACCAAAAGTTTGCCGCCAAAGGGCGCGCGCACCTGCACCTTGGCCGTCTCGCCCGAGGCGTAGTCGGCCTTGTCGGTCTTAAGCTCAATGCGGGCCGGGTTCTCCATGGCCCAGGGCGAGTAGCCAAAGCCGCCGGCGTAGAATTCGAGCTGGGTGGCCGCCCCGGATTCGGGGTCTTCGAGCACCACGCGGTAGCTGCCAAAGGACGGCGGCGTAAAGCTCACCTTGCCCTTGCCGGCGGTAAGGGCCACGTCCTTGGATTCCACAAGCTTGGGGTCGCGCACGGATTCGTACTTGAGGGTTCCGCCGTCCTTTCGCAGCACGGTCTGCCATTCGTCGCGGTACAGGGTGGCGGAGAGGGTCGCCGTGGCGGCAAGCTTGCCGTCGCTGGCCACGGACACGCACTCGAACGCGGCCGGCTTGCCCGGGGGCAGGGCATCGCTGGCCAGGCGCTTGAGCCCCGGATAGGCGGCGTAGACATGGACCGGCATCCGCACGAGCCCGGCCACGCCCCGGCCGCCGCCTTCGCGCACCCGGGCCGTGAAGACGGCTTCCAGGGCCGCCGGAGGCGACAGGTCGCCGGGCAGTTCGGCCGTGAACGAGGCCTTGCCCTCAGCGTCCAGGGAGGCCGATTCCTGGAAGAATTCGCTGTCCTCGAAGCTGCGCTCCGGGTCGCCGAACACGTACTGCTCGTAGCCCTTGGGCGCGAAGGCGGCCTTGACGAGCCGGCCCCGGGCTTCCACCGGCAGATCGGCCCCGGGCGCGCCAAAGAGGTAGCGGCCGGTGACGCCAAAGGCCACGGGCTGGCCGGGTTCGGCCTTGGCCGTGTCGGCGCTAAGGGACACGCTGATGCGGTCGGGCACGAACTCCTCGACCTGGAAGCGGTACTGGCCGATGACCGTCTCGCCGGTGACGATTTCCAGGCTGTAGGCCCCGGTCAGGGATTGGCTGGGCAGGGCCTGCTTGAGGCTGACCGCGCCTTCGGCCCCGGTGACGGCGGCCTGTTCGCCGA
It contains:
- a CDS encoding SphA family protein translates to MPTFPNAARRLHVARLLLALAVWAVCAAAPVPARAAEGGVSHYILGAYGDFLMGYIPAGGFYVRNDTFYQSAHMDKSLKGGRAYAGVDSTMAMNLTKLSYLFDVPAMGGFLGVGVGVPIIINEHITGDLAADWSHKSRATGLETPHHLAYGGGGDRGGLSDIFLMPVIAGWNFGECHLVVSPIIFLPTGYYNPKKLTNLGMNYASFDGNVAFTWLSKSKIEFSVNAGYMINTENQTTSYLTGNQIHADWTLAYHFNERLALGAVGYLFAQTTPDSGSGAKLGSFLSSGTGIGPAITYTVPVGGKELMLITKWLHGLGASNSPIGDTVYASFAVKF
- a CDS encoding translation initiation factor Sui1 encodes the protein MPPKRPADSVPVYSTDAGRLCPGCGHAPAACSCAAAKAPAGDGVVRISRQTKGRKGKGVCLVTGVPLVGKELDALARELKQRLGCGGAVKDGVIEIQGDNRELLAAELKKRGYVVKLAGG
- a CDS encoding type IV pilus twitching motility protein PilT, which translates into the protein MEKFKRLVASCVRSNVSDLHLRADKPAAARKNGQLHFQRDIVFSAAELDDLLTSLTTDRQRRILAERWSVDFSARLTESQMRLNAFHTADGLGLAVRFLPASAPSFEDLNLHPSLRALCARPFGLILICGPTGNGKSTTIAAMLREINETRPAHVVTLEDPIEYRFASDRSLIDQRELGAHFQSFEQGLQDVLREDADVIVVGELREPETMRLTVNAAESGHLVIATLHAATAEEALLRLCNAFAPDAQDFVRSQLASCLCAVVVQHLEFLPKAGFRVPVLSMAVSAPALRNIIRENRFNQIENLQQAGKAEGMFTFERYRQEFLEAKAKLTPPALAFRSSGQAAPPIRPAPEQPGLSLAQPPQAPPCPPEPRQPPKAVHELEGEAPEPYRIDDAVSLEELVAQMHGKTP
- a CDS encoding alpha-2-macroglobulin family protein; this encodes MNDAQHSGSRQTWKNWLIAILFCIAAGEFVLLARAPAPAPEPPAPQAPATVQSPAQPAAPQNLDAVRVAGLAMDPERGRYLLAAFDRPVTGAREGASPAADPAAIEPALPGRWTWVSPYMLRFEPKDGFAQATVYTIAFKGQDFLTPPQTLAGKDSWQASYGSFEVARLTAHLEPAPEGGAMVVVRGEAAFNRSVDPKALVNHIKLIDPRAPDKPVSVSLTTTYAAKKLEFVSDPIEKTPQQRDVKIVITPGLRPEKGSIGLNREAVAVIPVALDPNLRLREAKAVSEEGMAAVRLLMSTPVEAGEAAAGHIRIEPDLATELSADGAELILSGEFEPGREYAVTLEKGLTAGDGAVLGENATKTVRIPDLAPSVDFRDQGVFLSRNGYKNLAVKSVNAAAAEVSIDRVYFNNMFPLFTMDYSAFEDDYGGGGVNSNLGDRIFSDRVPLRHKSNAAEITPVNLEKYIQGHEPGLYRIALTVPGKFEGYQRFVCLTDIGIVAKSGPGDLLVWTASTTTLAPLAGASVKVFSHQNQELAAGVTDAQGLFRAKVNPRANYDKRPYLVVAQKGADVSFLLYDRFRADDAGLDVGGAVMPATGYTAFVYGERDIYRPGETLEGLAVVRDVRLGVPPSMPVLIRLSDPQGRKIGEQAAVTGAEGAVSLKQALPSQSLTGAYSLEIVTGETVIGQYRFQVEEFVPDRISVSLSADTAKAEPGQPVAFGVTGRYLFGAPGADLPVEARGRLVKAAFAPKGYEQYVFGDPERSFEDSEFFQESASLDAEGKASFTAELPGDLSPPAALEAVFTARVREGGGRGVAGLVRMPVHVYAAYPGLKRLASDALPPGKPAAFECVSVASDGKLAATATLSATLYRDEWQTVLRKDGGTLKYESVRDPKLVESKDVALTAGKGKVSFTPPSFGSYRVVLEDPESGAATQLEFYAGGFGYSPWAMENPARIELKTDKADYASGETAKVQVRAPFGGKLLVAVEGTAIHDVQIVDLPGNTGEVLVPIKPEYLPGVYITATLVKKTANVVPGAPSRAYGATPIGVDKASGRLPVAIAAPAEIRPGTTLAAEVSAPPGSLVTVAVVDEGILQLIAQKTADPFAAFYAKRQLQVETSDTFALLLPEVAPLMGKALAGGGDGLEDLSGFVRSQSPAARTVAFWSGPVLVGPTGKAEVRFDIPEFQGQVRLMAVGLSGRRFAGTEAKTIVKSPVVVLPSFPRFLGFGDKAQATLTVRNDTGKDGSFTVALSATGPVSVVGSPRIVSIAKGDTANVPFDLTAAQAEGLASLSLAVSGNGETTADTVSLPVRSPLPPRTSVRSGALETASLTIPELASGEFLPGSAKRDVAVGPYPLIRFSGNLKSLLGYPYGCLEQTTSKAFPLLYFADLARAMDPGSFERDNPAGMVLSAIRRITGMQLYNGGFSMWPGGDEPQAWMSLYAAHFLVEAAAAGYPVDKEALAQALRFAAETGREAKLDAPDGPKLAAYALYVQARAGRADIGAMDNLRDASGKPLPAEARGLLGAAYAAVGNARAADRLLAGPPPSGEARKETGGTLDSTLRDKALYLSALLDAAPADPRLGSLAVDVGRLLEGEAYPSTQENAFALMALGKFYARQQAKKPFAGKLYAGSGLLSDVTSAKVLSLRGLSQPGDLRLDLDPGYQPGSCYYAVRTRGIPSAAAYSPQSAGLEIARTYLTRDGKPIEGNTVPQGALVVVKFAARATAGPVANVVLENLLPAGLEVENPRLATTERLPWMETPGEGETAHLDLRDDRILLFADLKKDAWQTHYALLRAVTPGVFSLPPAQAEAMYAPELRASGEAATFTVTAAGK
- a CDS encoding MBL fold metallo-hydrolase — its product is MSPVRHAGLSLPRRQGQRRASADRPGGRLSRAANHNTVLTLLGTTGGMTWWPDCDRASASQALAVGDALYVIDLGFGATRRLAQAFNRGQYLRRGRERIQGDLTTFLANVRAVFLTHLHMDHLGDYATFLEVGARSGYGGGKSLVVIGPGERGRLEENHSGYAGGIMTAEAGGGCPATPTPGTKRMTELLLQAFAQNFNDCARDEGYPDLTRILDVREIGDPAAIPWPAGFAPPDPGRPWTAADTCPAMAPFAVYEDDRLRVTAVLVDHFQVYPSFAYRFDTDDGGVVISGDTGPDTRGNLQRLARGADVLVHEVIDQAWIESAFAGVDRNHPAWPLYDHVMTAHTSSADLGRVAASCQVKTLVLSHIAPGNTPPWRFQAIKRDFPGRLVVGEDLMEIGIGRPLGRPGARRRAD
- a CDS encoding esterase/lipase family protein translates to MTILGWLIALPLAVGAVVAGVSYAAFGWFALAGRAVLLSRGCPGRRAACVLRGLASALVAQAIMVTAYPLGPLFQARRKPGRLNGQDNDAAPVVVCLHGLYHNPSAFWRIRWALGRAGINRVLILGYPSFRDDFETEAARLAARLRELVPPRAPVCFLGHSLGGLMARRLAAESDFCGRTRCVVTLGTPHQGSALARLAVGKLGRSLTPESKLFGCLNALPDPPGARLVALASPVDNLVVPDRGLVPDRPGWELECTEPVSHVAMLYAGATVSRAVALVAACVGGGRA